A genomic stretch from Sinorhizobium terangae includes:
- a CDS encoding sulfotransferase family 2 domain-containing protein, giving the protein MIISHRHKFIFIHVPKTAGSTISAYLAREFGPWDLQLGSWKDALGNGASPNRLAMIAIFRHLSPFRIAQTLVRNGKVDSLAGAALSQRFAGKLADHSGASEIEAFDPSAWKQYFKFCFVRNPFERAVSLYNWHYRKSETRPSFSQMLRLIEEGAAERERINWKSWQLYTKNDEIVVDFVGRQECLSDDLRSVCDRLGLPFDDRFLVRAKASATRPDIRSYYKPGDRERIERLFGPEIEHFKYRFPD; this is encoded by the coding sequence ATGATCATATCCCATCGCCATAAGTTCATTTTCATCCACGTACCAAAAACCGCCGGCAGCACGATCTCTGCGTATCTCGCTCGTGAATTCGGGCCTTGGGACCTGCAACTGGGGTCCTGGAAGGATGCGCTCGGCAATGGAGCGAGTCCCAATCGGCTGGCGATGATCGCAATCTTCCGCCATCTCTCTCCATTCAGGATCGCGCAAACGCTCGTCCGCAATGGCAAAGTCGATTCATTGGCGGGTGCTGCTCTCAGCCAGCGCTTTGCAGGCAAGCTCGCGGATCATTCGGGCGCGAGTGAAATCGAGGCCTTCGATCCTTCTGCCTGGAAACAGTATTTTAAGTTCTGCTTCGTGCGCAATCCGTTCGAGCGCGCCGTTTCTCTTTACAATTGGCACTACAGGAAATCGGAAACCCGACCCAGCTTCTCGCAAATGCTCCGCTTGATCGAAGAAGGCGCCGCCGAGAGGGAGCGTATCAACTGGAAGTCCTGGCAGCTTTACACCAAGAACGACGAGATCGTCGTGGATTTCGTAGGCCGGCAAGAGTGCCTGTCGGATGATCTACGCAGCGTATGCGACAGACTCGGCTTGCCGTTTGATGATCGCTTTCTGGTCAGAGCGAAGGCGAGCGCAACGAGGCCCGATATCCGCAGCTACTATAAACCGGGTGATCGTGAACGCATCGAACGGCTTTTCGGCCCGGAGATCGAGCATTTTAAATACCGCTTCCCCGATTAG